Genomic segment of Aliarcobacter trophiarum LMG 25534:
ATTAAATAGTAGTTTTTTATACACTCAAAAAGTGATTTTTGATTAAAAATATTTTTTCCACTAATAATCACATTTTTGAAAAAAGCAGGTTCTATAGGATTGTGTCCACCAACCTTAGCAAATGCTCCACCTAAAATTGTGATATCTCCTATTTCATAAATATCATTTAGAATTCCTAATTTATCTACCAAAACTATATCACTAGAGAAATCCTCTTTAACACTAAACTTATGAAACTCAAGGTTTTTATCTTTTATAAAATCTTTTATTATCTCTTCAACTTTTATAAATCTCTCTGGATGTCTAGGAACTATAATTAATTTCCCAAACTCCTTCTTATAAGCATTTAAAATTAGCTCTTCTTCACCTTCATGCGTGCTTGCTGCAACTATTGTTGTAATATTTGGTTTTTTAAAAAGAGCTTTTCTTTGTGGTAGTTGGGCTAGTTTTATATTTCCCACTACTTCCACATTTAAAGCTCCAAGCTCTTCTAATCTTCTCTTGTCAATTTCGCTTTGTGCAAAAACTTTATCTATATTTTCAAAAACTTTCTTATAAAAGAATCTAAATCTAAGATATGATTTATATGATTTATCTGAAATTCTAGCATTAATAAGTAAAGTTTTTGCACCTTTTTTTTTGGCAAATAAAAAAAGCATATACCAAAGCTCAGCTTCCATAACCACCAAAACCTTCTGTTTATTTATCCAAAATGGTAAAAATATCTCAAAGGGTAAAAATCTAACATTTTTACAAATAGCCTTTGCTTCATTAAATCCTGTATTTGTAATAACACTAATGTTTGCTTTATCTTCAAACTCTTTGATAATTGGCTTAATAGCCCTTACTTCACCCATAGAACAAGAGTGGAACCAAACACCAGATTTTTCAAATTTTGGGTTATTTTTTAAGAAAAATTTTGCAGGAATTGCATCTTTATATTTTTGATTTTTTGATTTATAAAGTAGATATGGTATTAATACTATATATACTGAAAATAATATAAAATTATAAAAAATGGCAAAAAGGCTCAAATTAAGCCTCTGTTGCAGTTGTTTCTTCTTCGCCTTTATAAAGAATTCTTCCACAGTGAAGACAGTTTACTATCTCTTCGCCTTTGATTACTTCAGAATAAGTTTTGTCATTTATTTTCATAAAGCATCCATAACAAGCTTGTTGTTTTACAGGAACTACAGCTGTGTCTTTTGCCCATCTTTTTATTTTTTCATAAAAAGTTAAAATTTTCTTATCAAATTGACCTAAAAGCTCATTTCTTTTATCATAAACAATATTTCTATCTTTATTTATTGCCTCAATCTCATTATCAACGGCAACTTTAACCTCTTTTATATCCTCTTCTTCCGTTTTTAACTTCTCTTGAAGTTCTTTGAGTTTATCCTCTTTTGCAACTGTTAATTTATCAAATCTTTCAATCTCTTCATTTGCAAAGCTAACTTGTTCTTTTGCTATCTCTTCTTCAAGTTGTAAAGCTTTTAGCTCTTTCTCATTTGTCACTTCTTTGTTCTTTTTAGCGATTTGATCTAGCTTTGTTTTTAGCTCTGCTAAATGAATATTGTTTTTTGTTCTTTTAGATTTTAACTCATCAATCTCTAAATAAACACTGTTTATTGAAACTTTTAGTGCTTCTGCTGTTTCTACAAAAACAGCTAATTTTGCTCTTTGATTCTCTATTTTTGGGTCAAATTGACTAATACTTGTATCATACTTTGATAAAGCAATTAAATCTTGTAAATATTTATTCAATGTTTTCTCCTTAAAAAAACTCAAATGGATTTTTTGAAGCTGTTATTATAGCTTTTAATTTATTTTTTTTCAAATACTCTTCTAATAGCTTTTCCAAAAGTATATTAAAATGATTTTCACTTTCATAGTGTCTTATATCAATTAAAGACAAACCTCTAGCTCTTGCCTCCATAGCATCGTGATATTTTATATCTCCTGTTATAAAGCAATCTGCTTCTACCTCATCTATTAAGCTCATAGCTGAACCTGTACAAATTGCCAAAGTTTTAATATCTTCCTTAGTTTTTACATACTTTATATTTTTTAAATTTAATTTTTTGCTCAAATAGTTTAAAAGCTCTTCAAAACTAAAATCTACTTCAACATTTGCAATAAATTCATTTTGATTTTTTATTTTAAAATTCAAAATCTCCTCAACAACAAATCTATTTAGGTGTGTTTTATCTATATTTGTGTGCATTGATATAAGGCTTATATCTTTTTTTATTAACTCTTTTAGTATTTTTGATGAGTATGTATCATAATTTAATCTTTTTAAACCAGTAAAAATAAGCGGATGATGTGTAATTACAAGAGAGTTTGGTTTTAAAACTTGTACTAATTCCAAATCTAAATCCATACTCAAATATAAGTTTTCAAAACTATCTTCCATATTTCCTACAAGAAGTCCTGAGTTATCCCACTTCTCCTGTAATTCAAATGGACTAATAGTGTTTAAATAATCATATATCTCACTTATCTTTAAATTTGCCAAAACTATTTACCAACTCTTTTTAGACGCTCTTTTTCTTGGTTTTTATACATAACAGCACAACTTTGAGCTAGTTCTCGCACCTTTAAAATATAGTTTTGTCTCTCAGTTACACTTATTGCTTTTCTAGCATCTAGTGTATTAAAAGCATGACTTGCTATCATACATTGATCATATGCAGGAAGTGGAAGCTCTGCTTCTAAACAAGATTTACATTCAAGAAAAGCATCTTCAAAATGTCTAAAAAGCATAGTTGTATTTGCTACTTCAAAGTTATATTTTGAAAATTGGTACTCACCCTCTTTATGAACATCTGCATAAGTTGTTTTACCAAATTTATTCTCATTCCAAACAATATCAAAAACAGTATCAACTCCTTGCAAATACATAGCAAGTCTCTCTGTACCATAAGTGATCTCAACAGCAACAGGTTCACAAGCTATACCTCCTACTTGTTGAAAATATGTAAATTGAGTAACTTCCATACCATCAAGCCAAACTTCCCAACCTAAGCCCCAAGCTCCCAATGTTGGCGATTCCCAGTTGTCTTCTACAAATCTAATATCGTGTCTGCTCAAATCAAGCCCTAGATACTCCAAAGATTTAAGATACAAATCTTGAATATTTTCAAGACTAGGCTTTATTAAAACTTGAAACTGGTAATAACTTCCTAGCCTATTTGGGTTTTCACCATATCTTCCATCTGTTGGTCTTCTTGATGGTGCCACATATGCAACACTCCATGGAGTACTATCTAAACTTCTTAAAAGTGTTGCTGGATGAAATGTTCCTGCACCCGATGGTATATCATAAGGCTGTACAATATTACAACCCTCATTTGCCCAAAACTCTTGAAGCTTTAATAACATTTGTGAAAAGGTAATCATCTTATTTTATTCCTAACTCTTTATTTAATTTATCTTTATCGAAGCCACATATCCAAACATCTCCAACTAAAAAAACTGGTGCACCAGAACATCTTTTTTGGCAATCATTTAAGGCTTTCTTATTTTTTGTTAAGTCTATTTGATTAAATTTTAGCTTTTTACTTTTTAAGTAGATAATAGCCTCTTTGCACCATTTACAATTTGGTAAAGTAAATAGTGCAATAGGTTTCAATTATAAAATCACTTCAATATCTTTTGAATCACTCTCTACAGCTTTTGCTTTTACTATTCTATCTTCTTTTAGTTTTATCGCTAAATCTTTATCGCTAATTGCTAAAATTTGCATTGCCAAATATGCCGCATTAATAGCCCCTGCACGTCCTAGAGCTACTGTAGCAACAGGCATACCTGCTGGCATTTGAACAGTTGAAAGCATAGCATCCATACCATCCATTGCTCCACCTTTCATAGGAACTCCAATAATTGGTTTAGTTGTAGTTGCTGCTAATGCCCCTGCTAAGTGAGCTGCCATTCCAGCAGCAGCTATAAATGCAACTGCTCCTTTTTCTTCTGCATCTTTTACATACTCTTTTGTTCTTTCTGGACTTCTGTGAGCCGAAGATATTATTAATTCATACTTTACATTAAACTGTTCAAAAGTATCTGCACAGTTTTTCATAATTTCATAATCTGATTTACTACCCATAATTATTGATACAAATTTCATTTTTTTTCCTATTTATTTATTTTTAAAAGTCTCTATTATATCAAAAACTTTCTAAGAGTTCTACAATCTTTTCTAGCTTTAGTTTTTTCCACTCTTCAAATTTATTTATAGTTAAAATATCATTTTCATAGATAAACTTTGATAGATTTTTTGAACTATCTTTTACAAAAATAGTCTTTGTATAGTTATAATATTTTAGCTGCTCTTCGTACTCTTTAAAAGTTGCTATACATACTGTTGGTATCATAAAACAATCTGCAATATGTAAAGCAGATGTATAAGCAGTAATTAACTTATCTGATGATGATACAATATAGATAAAATCTTCAATTGTTTTTGAATAAGCTGATAAATCTAAGAAATTGTCTGCTTTTATTTTACTATCAATAAAAAGAGTTGAAACTATCATATAATCATCTAATTTTTCTATTAAACCTTTTAAAATCTCTATAG
This window contains:
- the waaA gene encoding lipid IV(A) 3-deoxy-D-manno-octulosonic acid transferase, producing MSLFAIFYNFILFSVYIVLIPYLLYKSKNQKYKDAIPAKFFLKNNPKFEKSGVWFHSCSMGEVRAIKPIIKEFEDKANISVITNTGFNEAKAICKNVRFLPFEIFLPFWINKQKVLVVMEAELWYMLFLFAKKKGAKTLLINARISDKSYKSYLRFRFFYKKVFENIDKVFAQSEIDKRRLEELGALNVEVVGNIKLAQLPQRKALFKKPNITTIVAASTHEGEEELILNAYKKEFGKLIIVPRHPERFIKVEEIIKDFIKDKNLEFHKFSVKEDFSSDIVLVDKLGILNDIYEIGDITILGGAFAKVGGHNPIEPAFFKNVIISGKNIFNQKSLFECIKNYYLIENSELKEYLEKANTLLKPELTKEGSFEPIIKEIKRWQ
- a CDS encoding zinc ribbon domain-containing protein → MNKYLQDLIALSKYDTSISQFDPKIENQRAKLAVFVETAEALKVSINSVYLEIDELKSKRTKNNIHLAELKTKLDQIAKKNKEVTNEKELKALQLEEEIAKEQVSFANEEIERFDKLTVAKEDKLKELQEKLKTEEEDIKEVKVAVDNEIEAINKDRNIVYDKRNELLGQFDKKILTFYEKIKRWAKDTAVVPVKQQACYGCFMKINDKTYSEVIKGEEIVNCLHCGRILYKGEEETTATEA
- a CDS encoding Nif3-like dinuclear metal center hexameric protein, with product MANLKISEIYDYLNTISPFELQEKWDNSGLLVGNMEDSFENLYLSMDLDLELVQVLKPNSLVITHHPLIFTGLKRLNYDTYSSKILKELIKKDISLISMHTNIDKTHLNRFVVEEILNFKIKNQNEFIANVEVDFSFEELLNYLSKKLNLKNIKYVKTKEDIKTLAICTGSAMSLIDEVEADCFITGDIKYHDAMEARARGLSLIDIRHYESENHFNILLEKLLEEYLKKNKLKAIITASKNPFEFF
- the glyQ gene encoding glycine--tRNA ligase subunit alpha — translated: MITFSQMLLKLQEFWANEGCNIVQPYDIPSGAGTFHPATLLRSLDSTPWSVAYVAPSRRPTDGRYGENPNRLGSYYQFQVLIKPSLENIQDLYLKSLEYLGLDLSRHDIRFVEDNWESPTLGAWGLGWEVWLDGMEVTQFTYFQQVGGIACEPVAVEITYGTERLAMYLQGVDTVFDIVWNENKFGKTTYADVHKEGEYQFSKYNFEVANTTMLFRHFEDAFLECKSCLEAELPLPAYDQCMIASHAFNTLDARKAISVTERQNYILKVRELAQSCAVMYKNQEKERLKRVGK
- a CDS encoding glutaredoxin family protein yields the protein MKPIALFTLPNCKWCKEAIIYLKSKKLKFNQIDLTKNKKALNDCQKRCSGAPVFLVGDVWICGFDKDKLNKELGIK
- the purE gene encoding 5-(carboxyamino)imidazole ribonucleotide mutase, with the translated sequence MKFVSIIMGSKSDYEIMKNCADTFEQFNVKYELIISSAHRSPERTKEYVKDAEEKGAVAFIAAAGMAAHLAGALAATTTKPIIGVPMKGGAMDGMDAMLSTVQMPAGMPVATVALGRAGAINAAYLAMQILAISDKDLAIKLKEDRIVKAKAVESDSKDIEVIL